The genomic window CCGCGTCGCGATCGTCGGCGCCGGTCCCGCCGGCATCTACGCCGGCAACATCCTCACCAACTCGGTCGCCGAGGCCGGCGGATCCGTGTCGATCGACCTGTTCGAGTCGCTTCCCGCGCCGTACGGACTGATCCGCTACGGCGTCGCGCCCGACCACCCCCGCATCAAGGGCATCGTCAATTCGCTGCACGAGATGCTGGATGCCGGCACCACGCGGTTCATCGGCAACGTCGAGGTCGGACGCGACATCGCGCTCGACGAGCTGCAGGAGCGCTACGACGCCGTGATCATCGCGACCGGCGCCATCCGCGACGCCGCGCTCGACATCCCGGGCATCGACCTGCCGGGCTCGTACGGCGCCGCCGACTTCGTGGCGTGGTTCGACGGGCACCCGGACGTGCCCACCGAGTGGACGCTCGACCAGCCCGAGGTCGCCGTCATCGGCAACGGCAACGTCGCCCTCGACGTCGCGCGCGTGCTCGCGAAGCACGCGGTCGACCTGCGCTCCACCGAGATCGCCGACAACGTGCTGGCCGGTCTCGAGGCATCCGCCGTCACCGATGTGCACGTCTTCGGCCGTCGCGGCCCCGCCGACATCAAGTTCACGCCCATCGAGCTGCGTGAGCTCGGCGAGGTGCCGAACGTCGACATCGTCGTGCACGACGAGGACTTCGTCGACGCCGACCCGGCGAACGCGGCGAACAATCAGCTCAAGGTCATGCTGCGCGTCCTGAACAGCTGGCGCACGCGCGAGGCGACCGGCGCCGGCCGCCGCCTGCACCTGCACTTCTACCACTCGCCCGTCGAGGTGCTCGGCGACGGCAAGGTCGAGGGCATCCGCTTCGAGCGCACCGAGCCGATCGGCGACGGCCGGGTGCGCGGCACCGGCGAGTTCCGCGAGATCGCGGTGCAGCAGGTCTACCGCGCCGTCGGCTACTACGGCACGCCGGTGGTCGGCGCCCCGTTCGACGAGCGGGCCGGCGTGGTCTCGAACGTCGAGGGCCGGGTGAAGGACGCCGCGCGCACGGACGACGCTGAAGCCCCGGCGATCCCGGGCCTGTACGCCACCGGCTGGATCAAGCGCGGCCCTGTCGGCCTCATCGGCCACACCAAGTCCGACGCGATGGAGACCATCGCGCACCTCGTGGCGGACGTCGAGGCCGGGCGCCTCTCGGCCCCCGCCGTCGACGGCGACGTGCTCGACGTGCTCGACGAGCGCGAGGTCGCGTACACGACCTGGGACGGCTGGCTGGCCCTCGACGCGCACGAGCGCGACCTCGGCGCCAACCACCTCCACACGCGCGAGCGCGTCAAGGTCGTCCCGCGCGACGAGCAGGTCGGGATCTCCCGGGGAGCGCTCGTCCGGTGACGTATGTGATCGCCCTGCCGTGCGTCGATGTGAAGGACCGCGCCTGCATCGACGAGTGCCCGGTGGACTGCATCTACGAGGGCGACCGATCGCTGTACATCCACCCCGACGAGTGCGTCGACTGCGGCGCCTGCGAGCCGGTCTGCCCGGTCGAGGCGATCTACTACGAAGACGACCTGCCCGACGAGTGGCAGGACTACTACAAGGCCAACGTCGAGTTCTTCGACGACATCGGCTCCCCCGGCGGCGCCGCCAAGACCGGCGTCATCGCGAAGGACCATCCGGTCATCGCGGCGCTTCCTCCCCAAGGAGACGGCCATGACTGATTCCCTTCCGACGGCGGAGACCACCGAGGTCGACGTCGTCATCATCGGCGGCGGTCCCGCCGGGCTGTCGGCGGCGCTCAACCTCGGCCGCGCGCGCGCCTCGGTCGTGGTGGTGGACGCGGGACGGCCACGCAACGCCGCGACGCTGCGCTCGCATGGTTTCCTCACCCGCGACGGCGTCCCGCCGCTCGAGCTGCGCAAGCTCGCCCGCGCCGAGCTCGCCGCGTACCCGAACGTGCGCGTGCTCGATCGCACCGTCGTCACGGCGCTGCTCGAGAACGAGGGCGAAGGCGGGCTGCGGTTCATCGCCGCGCTGCAGGGCCGCGGCGCCGGCATCCCGCCCGCCGTAGCGGCGCGCTCCGTGCTCGTGGCGACCGGACTGCGCGAGACGCTGCCCGACATCGCGAGCCTGCGCGCCTACTACGGCATGACGATCTTCAGCTGCGCGGCCTGCGACGCGTGGGAGCTGCAGGATCGCCCCCTCGCGCTGATCGGCGAGACTCCCGACCTGGCCGCCCGCGCGCGGCTGATCGCGCGCTGGACCGACCGCCTCACCGTCTTCACGAACGGGTCGGATGCCGTGGACACGGTCGAAGAGGCCGAGCTCGCGGCATCCGGGATCGTCGTCGAGCGGCGCGCGATCGCCGACCTCGAAGGCGACCGCGGCGCGGTGTCGGCCGTGCGCCTCGTCGACGGCACGCGCGTCGAGATCGACGGCGGGTTCGTGCGGCCGCAGTGGCACCCGGCGCTCGATTTCGTCAGCGGCATCGAGCTCGAGCGCGACGAGTTCGGCAACCTGGTCACCGACCGCTCCGGGCGCACGTCGGTCGCGGGGCTGTATGCCGCCGGGGATGCCGCGTCCCCGGGTCCGCAGCAGCTCATCGTCGCCGCGGGTCAGGGTGCGCGGGCCGCCGCCGTGCTCGTGCACGACCTCGTCGGGGTGCGCACCGCCCACTAGGACGCGAACGGCGGAGTGTCACCCGCCGCGCACACGGTGTCAACCCCGAGGCGGGAGACGGCCGGCCGCGCGTAGCGTCGCCGCATCCACACCGATGCGGAGGTCATCATCATGAGCGACAACCTCGACTTCATCGAGCTGCAGAAGTACCTCGGCGGCGTCGACTACCCTGCCAGCCGCGAGGACCTCGTGGCCACCGCCCGCGAGAACGGCGCGCCCGACGAGCTGGTCTCGATGCTCGAGGAGGCCGGCGCCGACTCGTTCGACGACCCCACCGACGTGAGTCAGGCCGTCACGCGGGACTGAGCCGGGCCGGCGCACCGCGTCGGGCGATGCGCCGGCATCGGCTCGCCGCGGACGCTAGGGCACCCGGTTCAGCGTGCAGACGAACTGCTTGACGACACCGTCGTCGACGAGGTCGCCGGCGCTGAGGGCGGCCCACACCTCGTCGGCGGCATCCAGCACTCCGTCGCCGTCGATGTCGCCCGACGCCAGCGCGGCGTCGTACCCGTGGGGTGCCGACACGGCGTGCACCTGCCACCGGCCGCCGTTGTAGCCGGGGTCACCCGGTGCCACCTCGGCGACGCTCGCCTGCAGGGCGCCGAAGCTGTAGATCACGTCCCACGTCTGCGCCGGAGCGCGGGTGTGCGACAGGTCGTTCGGCGTCACCACCGTGCGCCATAGCACGTGGTCGACGTAGATGACGCCGTCGTCGGTGACGCCGCCCGATCCCGCCGCGAACGCGGCACCACCCGTCGTCAGCGACGCCCCGCCGAGCGCCACCCCGACGACGACCGCGGCCAGCCGGCCACGGGAGAACTTCCTGCGAATCATCGGATTCCACCTCCCCTCCCGGCCGTGCGGCCGGATCGGGTCTCAGTCAACGCGCGGTGGCCGCCGCACTCCATGACGGCATCCTCACCGAGTCCTTACGAAGTCCTTTCGCGCCGCCGCGAAGACGCCAGGACCGGTGCAGCGGCTCCATGGGAGACCTATCCTGACGACGTGAGCACGGTGCTGGTCGTCGACGACGACGAGGACGTCGGCGACGTCGTCGCCGCGTACCTTCGCAGCGCCGGCCTCACGGTGCGTCGGGCAGCGGACGGGATCGACGCGCTCCAGGCGGTCGTCGCGGATCGTCCCGACATCGTCGTGCTCGACCTCATGCTGCCCGGCATCGACGGCCTCGAGGTCTGCCGGCGGCTCCGGCAGCGGTCGCCGGAGCTGCCGATCGTGATGCTGACCGCGCGGGGCGAAGAGGACGACCGCATCCGCGGACTCGAGGTCGGGGCCGACGACTACGTGACCAAGCCCTTCAGCCCCCGCGAGCTGGTGCTGCGGGTGCAGTCGGTGCTGCGGCGCAGCGCCGCACTCACCGCAGAACCAGGGGCGCCGGCGGAGCTGCCCGACGTTGCGATCGACGGAGATCTCGTGGTCGACCGGCGAGCACGCCGCGTGCACCTGGCCGGCAGCGAGCTCTCACTCACCGTGCGTGAGTTCGACCTGCTCTCGTGGCTGGTCGCCCACCCGGGCGACGCCCTGCGCCGCGACGACCTGATGCGGGACGTGTGGGGCTGGGACTTCGGCGACCCGTCGACCGTGACCGTGCACGTCAGCCGCCTGCGCGACAAGATCGAGCACGACCCGGCTGCGCCGCGCCGGCTCGTGACCGTGTTCGGCGTCGGGTATCGATGGGATGCCGCGCCGTGAGCGTCTCGACGGACGCCCTGCTCTTCTCGGCCGGCGCCGCGGCGGCGACCGGCATCGTGGGTGCGGCGCTCGTGCTGGCGCTCGCCCGTGTACGAGTGGCAGCCGCAGCCATCGTCGCCCCGCTGGTGGTCGTGCTCTCGATCGCGGTGGGGGTCGTCGTCGGCGCAGCGTCGATGCTGCTGACCGCCGGTGACATGACCGGACTGCTGCTGGTGCTGCTCGCCAGCGTGCCCGCCGCCCTCGCCGCGGGCATCGTGATCGCCGCGCGCATCCAGTCCGCCGCACGAGCCGCCGAGCGGGCCGCCGCGGCCGCCGAGACCGAGCGCCGGGTCGAAGGGCAGCGACGCGACCTCGTCGCCTGGATCTCTCACGACCTGCGCACGCCGCTCGCCGGCATCCGTGCGACGGCCGAGGGCATCCACGACGGGGTGCTGCCCGACACCGCCGCGGCCGCCGTCACGATCCAGCGGAACGCGCAGCGGATGAGCGACATGGTGGACGACCTCCTCACGCTCTCGCGACTGCAGGCGCCGTCGGTCACGCTGGAGCGCACCGACGTCGACGTCGGCGACCTCGTGTCCGACACCGTGGCCTCATTGCGCCCCCTCGCCGATGCCGGCGGCGTCACGCTGTCGGGACGCGCCGAGACCGGCGTGCGCGCGAGCGTGGCCGCTCCCGAGCTGCGCCGG from Microbacterium sp. ProA8 includes these protein-coding regions:
- a CDS encoding FAD-dependent oxidoreductase → MTASSTVPTSDLGNLRVAIVGAGPAGIYAGNILTNSVAEAGGSVSIDLFESLPAPYGLIRYGVAPDHPRIKGIVNSLHEMLDAGTTRFIGNVEVGRDIALDELQERYDAVIIATGAIRDAALDIPGIDLPGSYGAADFVAWFDGHPDVPTEWTLDQPEVAVIGNGNVALDVARVLAKHAVDLRSTEIADNVLAGLEASAVTDVHVFGRRGPADIKFTPIELRELGEVPNVDIVVHDEDFVDADPANAANNQLKVMLRVLNSWRTREATGAGRRLHLHFYHSPVEVLGDGKVEGIRFERTEPIGDGRVRGTGEFREIAVQQVYRAVGYYGTPVVGAPFDERAGVVSNVEGRVKDAARTDDAEAPAIPGLYATGWIKRGPVGLIGHTKSDAMETIAHLVADVEAGRLSAPAVDGDVLDVLDEREVAYTTWDGWLALDAHERDLGANHLHTRERVKVVPRDEQVGISRGALVR
- the fdxA gene encoding ferredoxin — encoded protein: MTYVIALPCVDVKDRACIDECPVDCIYEGDRSLYIHPDECVDCGACEPVCPVEAIYYEDDLPDEWQDYYKANVEFFDDIGSPGGAAKTGVIAKDHPVIAALPPQGDGHD
- a CDS encoding NAD(P)/FAD-dependent oxidoreductase; protein product: MTDSLPTAETTEVDVVIIGGGPAGLSAALNLGRARASVVVVDAGRPRNAATLRSHGFLTRDGVPPLELRKLARAELAAYPNVRVLDRTVVTALLENEGEGGLRFIAALQGRGAGIPPAVAARSVLVATGLRETLPDIASLRAYYGMTIFSCAACDAWELQDRPLALIGETPDLAARARLIARWTDRLTVFTNGSDAVDTVEEAELAASGIVVERRAIADLEGDRGAVSAVRLVDGTRVEIDGGFVRPQWHPALDFVSGIELERDEFGNLVTDRSGRTSVAGLYAAGDAASPGPQQLIVAAGQGARAAAVLVHDLVGVRTAH
- a CDS encoding DUF2795 domain-containing protein encodes the protein MSDNLDFIELQKYLGGVDYPASREDLVATARENGAPDELVSMLEEAGADSFDDPTDVSQAVTRD
- a CDS encoding response regulator transcription factor; this translates as MSTVLVVDDDEDVGDVVAAYLRSAGLTVRRAADGIDALQAVVADRPDIVVLDLMLPGIDGLEVCRRLRQRSPELPIVMLTARGEEDDRIRGLEVGADDYVTKPFSPRELVLRVQSVLRRSAALTAEPGAPAELPDVAIDGDLVVDRRARRVHLAGSELSLTVREFDLLSWLVAHPGDALRRDDLMRDVWGWDFGDPSTVTVHVSRLRDKIEHDPAAPRRLVTVFGVGYRWDAAP
- a CDS encoding HAMP domain-containing sensor histidine kinase, whose translation is MSVSTDALLFSAGAAAATGIVGAALVLALARVRVAAAAIVAPLVVVLSIAVGVVVGAASMLLTAGDMTGLLLVLLASVPAALAAGIVIAARIQSAARAAERAAAAAETERRVEGQRRDLVAWISHDLRTPLAGIRATAEGIHDGVLPDTAAAAVTIQRNAQRMSDMVDDLLTLSRLQAPSVTLERTDVDVGDLVSDTVASLRPLADAGGVTLSGRAETGVRASVAAPELRRAVANLVANGIRHSPLGSTVETTVELRDGGFRISVADACGGISPDDLPHVFETGWRGTAARPADAGAGLGLAIVRGVADAHRGSATVRNAAAGCVFELQLPLRSDP